Within the Dechloromonas denitrificans genome, the region TCGTGATGCTGCCGATGGCCTTCCGCCTGGTCGTGCCGCCGCTGACGTCCGAGTTCCTCAACATCTTCAAGAACTCCGCCGTCTGCTCCACCATCGGCCTTCTCGAACTGGCCGCCCAAGGCCGCCAGCTGGTCGATTACACGGCGCAGCCCTTCGAGTCCTTCATTGCCGTGACGCTGTCCTACATCATCATCAATGTCACCGTGATGACCCTTATGCACAAGTTCGAGCGGCGCATTGCGGTGCCCGGCTATATCGGAGGCAAATAACATGTACGAATTCGACTGGTCTTCGATTCCCGGCGCCTTGCCCTTCCTCTGGGACGGCATGAAGGTCACCCTGGTCATCACCGTGCAGGCCGTGCTCATCGGCATCGTCTGGGGCACCTTGCTGGCCATGATGCGACTGTCGCCGGTCAAGGCGCTGTCCTGGTTCGCCGCCGGCTATGTCAACCTGTTCCGCGCCGTGCCGCTGGTCATGGTGCTGCTCTGGTTCTTCCTGATCGTGCCGGAGTTTGTCGGGCAACTGTTCAACATTCCGAAGGGGACGGACATGCGTTTGTCTTCGGCGATGGCCGGCTTTGCCCTGTTCGAATCGGCCTATTACTCGGAAATCATCCGGGCCGGCATCCAGAGCGTGCCGAAGGGGCAGATTTCTGCGGCTTCGGCACTGGGCATGACCTACGGCCAGGCGATGCGTCTCGTCGTGCTGCCGCAGGCCTTCCGCAACATGGTGCCGCTGCTGCTGACGCAAGGCATCATCCTCTTCCAGGATACCTCGCTGGTCTACGTCTCGGCGCTCGCCGACTTTTTCGGTGCCGCCTACAAGGTCGGCGACCGCGACGGTCGACTCGTCGAAATGCTGCTTTTTGCCGGTGCCGTCTATTTCGTCATCTGCTTCTCCGCTTCGCAGCTCGTGAAGCGTCTCCAGAAAAAATATTCCCCGGCCTGAGCGCCAGCTTCAAGGAGAAATCCCATGATCAAGATTGCAAATGTCAGCAAGCAGTATGGCGACTTCAAGGTGCTTACCGATTGCACCACCTCGGTCAGCAAAGGTGAAGTGATCGTCGTCTGCGGCCCGTCCGGTTCCGGCAAATCGACGCTGATCAAGTGCGTCAATGGCCTGGAACCTTTCCAGTCCGGCGAAATCGTCGTCAACGGCATCTCGGTCGGCGACCGCAAGACCAACCTGTCCACGTTGCGCGCCCACGTCGGCATGGTTTTCCAGAACTTCGAACTGTTCCCGCACATGAGCATCACCCAGAACCTGGCCATCGCCCAGGTCAAGGTGCTCAAGCGCAGCCAGGACGAAGCGATGGACAAGGGCCTCAAGCTGCTCGACCGCGTTGGCCTGAAAGCCCAGGCCAACAAGTTCCCCGGCCAGCTGTCCGGCGGCCAGCAGCAGCGCGTGGCGATTGCCCGGGCGCTGGCGATGGACCCGATCTGCATGCTGTTCGACGAGCCGACTTCGGCCCTCGACCCGGAAATGGTCAACGAGGTGCTCGACGTGATGACCGAACTGGCCAAGGAAGGCATGACGATGATGTGCGTGACGCAC harbors:
- the gltK gene encoding glutamate/aspartate ABC transporter permease GltK, whose product is MYEFDWSSIPGALPFLWDGMKVTLVITVQAVLIGIVWGTLLAMMRLSPVKALSWFAAGYVNLFRAVPLVMVLLWFFLIVPEFVGQLFNIPKGTDMRLSSAMAGFALFESAYYSEIIRAGIQSVPKGQISAASALGMTYGQAMRLVVLPQAFRNMVPLLLTQGIILFQDTSLVYVSALADFFGAAYKVGDRDGRLVEMLLFAGAVYFVICFSASQLVKRLQKKYSPA
- a CDS encoding amino acid ABC transporter ATP-binding protein yields the protein MIKIANVSKQYGDFKVLTDCTTSVSKGEVIVVCGPSGSGKSTLIKCVNGLEPFQSGEIVVNGISVGDRKTNLSTLRAHVGMVFQNFELFPHMSITQNLAIAQVKVLKRSQDEAMDKGLKLLDRVGLKAQANKFPGQLSGGQQQRVAIARALAMDPICMLFDEPTSALDPEMVNEVLDVMTELAKEGMTMMCVTHEMGFAKRVANRVIFMDQGRIVEDDSKEAFFANPRSERAQQFLAKILHH